A segment of the Cellvibrio sp. KY-YJ-3 genome:
AATTAGGTGTGGAGGCAACTAATTTTTCAGCTTCTGCGTCATGATCCTGATAGAGCAAGCGCAGTGCAATCTGGTATTTGATTGCGTTGCGGTCGTCGTCGCTGAACAATTGTTGTGCATCATAAATTCGCCACAAACTGAGCGCCTCTTTGGCATTAGTGCGCGCCAGTTTTTCTAAACCGTGCAGGATTACGGTTTTCATTTGCGGTGATTGTTTGGCAAATTTGGATGTTTGTTTTAACAAGCGTGGGTTTGTGTTGACTTGTTGCAACAGTAATGCAAGCGGTTTTTCGGTGGCGGGTAACAAGTTGCTCAAATAACTGGCCATGCCATTGTTGCCAGCCTTGAGCACCTTGAGGTGACGCTGCCAGATTAGCTCTGGCGTCATGCGTCCTGCTTTGCGCCATTCAGCAAAGACTGGATCGCAGGCTTTGGATTGGGCTTTTTCAATATTCCAAAGTGCGCCAACTTCATCCAGTGCAGTTTTATCACCGGTTGCCAAGCGCGCGCGTAGATTGAGACAGGCGAGTTCCGGGTCGGTCAAACGCGCGTCGTAAAATTGGCGATAGTCCGTCCAGCGCTCGCGTTGTGCCAGTGTTCGCAGCCAGCGATGCGTCAGACGTTCGGCCAAAAATGAATCCGGGTAGCGGTTAAAAAATCTTTCCACTTCTGTTTTCGGGAGAGTGATCAGGCGCTCGCTTAGGTCCTGGTATTCAAGGTAGGGAACCAGTGGATAATTCTGCAGCTTTTTAACCAGTTGCCGATACTCGGCCATGCTTTTGGAATTCAGTGCTTTTTGCGCGCGATCGTATTGCTGGCGTTCGACTAGGCGGGCATCGGATTTACCGGTTTGTTTGGTTGTGGCAGGAGTGGCGGCGGATGCGGTGCTGGCGATGCTCAGGGTCATACTGCCGATCAATACGCTGGCACTCAATGACAGCGGCCAAAGTATTTTCGAAAACCTCATGGGGAACCTCAAATTTTTGTCTTGCCAATTATTCTCGTGCGACGGTCCGCGAGTGCAGGTGGCGGGTTGGTAATGTGTGCCTGCTGGGATATGATGCGGCTCCTTTGAGAATAACAGCCCACCGGTGCTTCTGCCAGTATCATTTTTGTTATAAAACTACCTGAATTATTCCTTCTATGTCTTTGATTAAAATTGAAAAAGCGGGGCTAAGTTATGGCCTGCAAGTATTGCTTGATGGTGTTGATCTGACCATCGAACGCGGCCAGCGTTTGTGTCTGATTGGGCGCAACGGCACTGGTAAATCCAGTCTCTTGAAAGTGATTGCCGGCGAGGTGGATCTGGACAAGGGAGAGGTTGTCAGGCAAACCGGAATTCGTGTTGCGCGCCTGGAGCAGGATCTGCCCGAGGCGGATGATCGCTTGGTGTTTGACGCTGTTGCGGCGGGTGCTCAAGGCGTTGGTGAGTTGCTGGCGGAATACCGCTTTATTTCCCACTCAGTCGAGATTAGCGATGCGCAACTGGAGCGCATGACTCAATTACAGCAAAAAATTGAAGCCAATGACGGGTGGTTGCTACAGCAGAAAGTCGAGGAAATTATCTCTCGCTTGGACTTGCCAGCTGATCGTTATATGCGTGAGCTATCGGGTGGTTGGCGTCGCCGTGTCGCGTTGGCGCGTGCGCTAGTGTTGGATCCGGATGTACTTTTGCTGGATGAACCCACTAACCATCTGGATATTGCTGCAATTGAATGGCTGGAAAAACAATTACTGAATTTTAATGGTGCGCTGGTTTTTATCACCCATGACCGCTCGCTTTTACAGGCTTTGGCAACGCACATTGCTGAATTGGATCGCGGTCACTTGCGCTATTGGGAAGGTGATTACACCAGCTTTTTGGTGTATCGCGAACAGGCGTTGGCCGATGAAGCCCGTCATAATGAATTGTTTGATAAAAAATTGGCGCAGGAAGAGGTGTGGATTCGTCAGGGTATTAAAGCGCGCCGCACCCGCAACGAAGGCCGTGTTCGAGCCTTGAAAGCATTGCGTGAAACTAGGTCGGAGCGCCGTGAAGTTGTCGGTAAAGCCAACTTTACTCTCGCCAGCAGTGGTGACTCAGGCAAGTTGGTCGCAGACTTGGTGGATGTTTCCTATTCCTACGGTGACAAAGTCATAGTAAAAAACTTCTCCACTCGTATTATGCGCGGCGACCGTATCGGTTTAGTGGGAGCCAACGGGGCGGGTAAAAGTACCTTGCTCAAGCTGATTTTGGGTGAGTTGGAGCCGCAATCCGGTAGCGTTAAGTTGGGCACGAATCTGCAAATTGCCTATTTTGACCAGCTGCGCGATCAACTTGATCTCAATAAAAATGCCGTTGATAACATTGCTCAAGGGCGTGAATTTATCGATATCGATGGCAAGTCCAAACATATTTTCTCCTACCTGAGTGACTTCTTATTCAGCGGTGAACGCGCACGCACGCCGCTGCGTGCACTCTCCGGTGGTGAGCGCAACCGGGTATTGCTGGCTAAATTGTTTAGCAAATCGGCAAACTTGTTGGTATTGGATGAACCGACCAATGATCTCGATGTAGAAACGTTGGAATTGTTGGAGGATATCCTCACCGAATACCCTGGCACCTTATTGTTGGTCAGCCATGACCGGGCATTTTTGAACAATATTGTGAGCAGTGTCATTGC
Coding sequences within it:
- a CDS encoding ATP-binding cassette domain-containing protein, which produces MSLIKIEKAGLSYGLQVLLDGVDLTIERGQRLCLIGRNGTGKSSLLKVIAGEVDLDKGEVVRQTGIRVARLEQDLPEADDRLVFDAVAAGAQGVGELLAEYRFISHSVEISDAQLERMTQLQQKIEANDGWLLQQKVEEIISRLDLPADRYMRELSGGWRRRVALARALVLDPDVLLLDEPTNHLDIAAIEWLEKQLLNFNGALVFITHDRSLLQALATHIAELDRGHLRYWEGDYTSFLVYREQALADEARHNELFDKKLAQEEVWIRQGIKARRTRNEGRVRALKALRETRSERREVVGKANFTLASSGDSGKLVADLVDVSYSYGDKVIVKNFSTRIMRGDRIGLVGANGAGKSTLLKLILGELEPQSGSVKLGTNLQIAYFDQLRDQLDLNKNAVDNIAQGREFIDIDGKSKHIFSYLSDFLFSGERARTPLRALSGGERNRVLLAKLFSKSANLLVLDEPTNDLDVETLELLEDILTEYPGTLLLVSHDRAFLNNIVSSVIAFEGRGNVLEYIGGYDDWIRQGGKWTQADELPAAESPAPAIVEQKPAVSSEVVKAPAKIKKLSYKFQKEFDELPQKIEHLESSVEALAAITSASDFYSQPAAVVEQKLQELATAQKQLDDCFERWAELEDMQQE